In one window of Ruminococcus hominis DNA:
- a CDS encoding helix-turn-helix domain-containing protein, translating to MRFYDAYEYEIDTNLCKTEQRLKDLYFKNQDRHLEKPHDIKDCRDIFVKASHTDDCLFPKFLVDNLEEDLFFHKNLDCEIYKHFRYLPCNWHSHSFLEVLCVLHGSCSNYIQEQKLEMQSGDICIIAPNTQHAISVFSDDCIVFNIILRTSTFETAFFGTLSENDVLSDFFMRMLYHSPTHPYLLFRTHGDHELFNYVGYAYEEFIGNRQYKNRMLNSIIDAFFITLLRNHGANVIVPSLAEDDQNENLIFILKYIQEHFATVTLKELSSFFNYSERQLQRIIKSSTGMSFSENIQQLRMNQATRLLANPDISIAVISEELGYSDIGNFRQAFKKCFGMTPLEYRNRTR from the coding sequence ATGCGATTTTATGATGCTTACGAATATGAAATAGATACAAATTTATGTAAGACAGAGCAACGATTAAAAGACTTATATTTCAAAAATCAAGACCGACACTTAGAAAAACCACATGATATTAAGGATTGCCGAGATATTTTTGTCAAAGCCAGTCACACAGATGATTGTTTATTTCCTAAATTCCTGGTTGACAATCTGGAAGAGGATTTATTTTTTCATAAAAACTTAGATTGCGAAATCTATAAACATTTTCGTTACCTTCCATGCAACTGGCACTCTCATTCTTTTTTGGAGGTACTCTGTGTTTTACATGGGTCTTGTTCCAACTATATTCAGGAGCAAAAATTGGAAATGCAGTCCGGTGATATTTGCATCATTGCACCAAATACACAGCATGCTATCAGTGTATTTTCCGATGACTGTATCGTATTCAATATTATACTTAGAACCAGCACCTTTGAGACCGCTTTCTTCGGGACCTTATCGGAAAATGATGTATTATCAGATTTTTTCATGCGTATGTTATATCATTCACCGACACACCCTTACCTTCTATTCCGTACACATGGTGATCACGAATTATTTAATTATGTCGGCTATGCTTATGAAGAATTTATTGGAAACCGTCAATACAAAAACCGGATGCTCAATTCCATTATCGATGCATTTTTCATTACACTGCTTCGCAATCATGGTGCAAATGTTATCGTTCCGTCACTGGCTGAAGATGACCAGAATGAAAACCTGATATTCATCTTGAAATATATACAGGAGCATTTCGCTACAGTTACTTTGAAAGAATTGTCCTCTTTCTTCAATTACAGCGAACGACAATTACAAAGGATTATCAAATCCAGCACAGGTATGAGTTTCAGCGAAAATATCCAGCAATTGCGTATGAACCAGGCTACCCGCCTGCTCGCCAATCCGGATATTTCAATTGCGGTAATTTCAGAGGAATTGGGTTATTCAGATATCGGTAATTTCAGACAGGCATTCAAGAAGTGTTTTGGGATGACCCCTTTGGAATATCGCAATAGAACCAGATAG
- a CDS encoding family 78 glycoside hydrolase catalytic domain translates to MGILGNWITNKTAKPFYARRIIKICKQVLHAEAKVCGLGQFHFYINGCKVEDHELDPGWTDYHKLIEYVTFDVTSYLKEGENVIGAEVGNGWFYKMDEHYTFKFPEFMPPNPNPYKPFGEELVLAVELMITYVDGTVEVIHADEDFLVKEHPVVMSNVYGSETIDGRKNPDGWCTAEFNTTSWENASIVTKEKEPTGRMIDQIQPPVKVLHSYQGEYLNNVQSKDIYDFTQNMSGILEFEVKGKAGDEIHLYPAEKLAKNGDVDQMAKGWVNLDSCITYIIGQDDEWETCRMKFTYFAGRYVAVEKPENCEMRNLTAHAISSAYETDGTFTCDDKRYEQIYSLVEKAVEANMVSVHTDCPTIERFAWQEPNHLMAPAIMYMKNGCKLWEKFLLDMRTAQHTAQDYFYDFEENKVYPGDGLMPSQCPCYIPNVLPVPGMGSFYDIIGWGSTCILGTYWHYMFYGDKKIIEDNYDAGMRYLEHLKTKVTEEGFINHGLGDWGNPKNELARENIETAFLYADAVTLAKFAEILEKLEDKKKLEAYAEQVKKNYNEKLLVWNAEKGYWCYRTWDHADELFMTQAVEALPLYWGLVPEDKEVDVVKAFYDALETEGAFVSGEIGLPYVIQTARKYQMNNLICQFILRKEHPSYYAFVLDGETTLGEYWETNPRSHCHDMMGHIVEWYYNGIAGIQAEEPGFRKIKICPYLPESIHEFKCIYRSVAGEISVQVKEEQDGMVLQVKVPKGVEYQIDTTNLESSREITAEKIKIEVE, encoded by the coding sequence ATGGGAATATTAGGAAATTGGATTACAAATAAAACAGCAAAACCATTTTATGCAAGAAGAATTATAAAAATATGTAAGCAAGTTTTACATGCAGAGGCAAAGGTATGTGGGCTTGGTCAGTTTCATTTTTATATAAATGGATGCAAGGTAGAAGATCATGAGTTGGACCCGGGATGGACGGATTATCACAAACTGATTGAATATGTAACATTTGATGTAACGTCATATTTAAAAGAAGGGGAAAATGTAATTGGAGCGGAGGTCGGAAATGGCTGGTTTTATAAGATGGACGAGCATTATACATTCAAATTTCCGGAGTTTATGCCGCCAAATCCGAATCCATATAAACCATTTGGTGAAGAACTTGTATTGGCAGTAGAATTAATGATTACTTATGTTGATGGAACAGTAGAAGTTATTCATGCAGATGAAGATTTTCTTGTAAAAGAGCATCCGGTTGTAATGAGTAATGTATATGGTTCGGAGACAATTGACGGAAGAAAGAATCCGGATGGATGGTGTACAGCAGAGTTCAATACGACAAGTTGGGAGAATGCTTCGATTGTTACAAAGGAGAAAGAGCCGACTGGCCGGATGATCGACCAGATACAGCCACCAGTGAAGGTGCTCCATTCTTATCAGGGAGAATATTTGAACAATGTACAGAGCAAAGACATCTATGATTTTACACAAAACATGTCCGGAATTTTAGAGTTTGAAGTGAAAGGAAAAGCGGGGGATGAAATTCATCTTTACCCTGCCGAGAAGCTTGCAAAAAATGGTGATGTAGACCAGATGGCAAAAGGCTGGGTAAATTTGGATTCATGTATTACTTATATTATCGGGCAGGACGATGAATGGGAAACATGCAGAATGAAATTTACTTATTTTGCAGGCAGATATGTTGCTGTTGAGAAGCCGGAGAATTGTGAGATGCGTAATCTTACAGCTCATGCAATCAGCAGTGCATATGAGACGGACGGAACATTTACATGTGATGACAAACGTTATGAGCAGATTTACAGTTTGGTGGAAAAAGCAGTTGAGGCAAATATGGTCAGTGTGCATACCGACTGTCCGACAATTGAGCGATTTGCATGGCAGGAGCCGAATCATCTGATGGCACCAGCTATCATGTATATGAAAAATGGATGTAAATTGTGGGAAAAATTCTTGTTGGATATGCGAACAGCGCAACATACAGCACAAGATTATTTTTATGATTTTGAAGAAAATAAAGTCTATCCGGGAGATGGATTGATGCCGTCACAGTGTCCATGTTATATTCCGAATGTACTTCCGGTTCCGGGGATGGGAAGTTTTTATGATATCATCGGTTGGGGAAGCACCTGTATTCTTGGAACATATTGGCATTATATGTTCTATGGGGATAAGAAGATCATTGAAGATAACTACGATGCAGGTATGAGATATCTGGAACATTTAAAAACAAAGGTTACAGAAGAAGGATTTATCAACCATGGCCTGGGTGACTGGGGCAATCCGAAAAATGAACTTGCAAGAGAAAATATCGAGACGGCTTTCTTATATGCAGATGCCGTAACGCTTGCGAAGTTTGCCGAGATTCTTGAGAAACTTGAGGATAAAAAGAAGCTGGAGGCTTATGCAGAGCAGGTAAAGAAAAACTACAATGAAAAGCTGCTTGTCTGGAATGCAGAAAAAGGATATTGGTGTTACCGTACATGGGATCATGCGGACGAGTTATTTATGACGCAGGCAGTAGAAGCGTTACCGCTTTATTGGGGATTAGTACCGGAGGACAAAGAAGTAGATGTTGTGAAAGCATTTTACGATGCTTTGGAAACAGAAGGTGCATTTGTCAGTGGAGAAATCGGACTTCCATATGTAATTCAGACAGCACGCAAATATCAGATGAATAACTTGATCTGTCAATTCATTTTACGAAAAGAGCATCCAAGTTATTATGCATTTGTATTAGATGGAGAGACGACATTGGGTGAATATTGGGAGACCAATCCGAGAAGCCACTGCCACGATATGATGGGACATATCGTAGAGTGGTATTATAATGGTATCGCAGGAATCCAAGCAGAGGAACCGGGATTTAGAAAGATAAAAATATGCCCGTATTTGCCAGAAAGTATACATGAGTTTAAGTGTATTTATCGTTCTGTGGCAGGGGAGATTTCAGTTCAGGTGAAGGAAGAGCAGGATGGAATGGTATTGCAGGTGAAAGTGCCAAAGGGCGTGGAGTATCAGATTGATACAACCAATCTGGAAAGTAGCAGAGAAATCACGGCAGAGAAGATTAAGATAGAGGTAGAATAA
- a CDS encoding family 43 glycosylhydrolase: MREFSNRRNPILPLEYHVPDSEGHVMADGKLYVYGSFDDREDVYCSEKYHVVSTADMEHWTIHEESLNGNQIPWFNNPVAPKYSGIDWSHPTPFIQKMIQRDLENGVDMKAKFEEAEKEEKEKPALLFAPDCLERNGKYYLYFCMPDDSEGVAISDRPEGPFTNPIQLPCGGIDPAIFIDDDGQAYYYWGQLFSHGVKLNEDMISFNRDEIVDDLVTEEEHFFHEGSSMRKIGDTYYYVYADMERGKPTSLGYSTSKSPMGPFTYRGIIIDNDGCDPASWNNHGSIECVNGQWYVFYHRCSRGVQQHRRLCIEKIEILEDGTIPEVKMTSQGIGEPFVPREVIKGYQACEMSGSVYIGVNEDAGSAEEYPEVLMNISVGDEVMFRYVKSEQEWKEIFLKYRGSGKVKVKMDGTCAGEITLTDNKDVTNTTNQEICMEAGEYEVELEIVEADKLEIIEIMLA; this comes from the coding sequence ATGAGAGAGTTCAGTAACAGACGAAATCCTATATTGCCATTGGAATATCATGTGCCGGACAGCGAGGGACATGTAATGGCGGATGGAAAGTTGTATGTATATGGGAGTTTTGATGACAGAGAAGATGTTTATTGTAGTGAGAAATATCATGTGGTATCGACAGCCGATATGGAGCATTGGACGATTCATGAGGAATCGTTAAACGGTAATCAGATTCCTTGGTTCAATAACCCGGTTGCACCAAAATATTCAGGAATTGATTGGAGCCATCCAACACCATTTATCCAGAAAATGATTCAGCGAGACCTTGAGAATGGTGTCGATATGAAGGCAAAATTTGAAGAGGCAGAAAAAGAAGAAAAGGAAAAGCCGGCACTTCTCTTTGCACCGGATTGTCTGGAACGCAATGGAAAATATTATCTTTACTTTTGCATGCCGGATGACAGTGAAGGAGTTGCAATATCAGACAGACCGGAGGGACCATTTACAAATCCAATACAGCTTCCGTGTGGGGGAATTGATCCGGCAATATTTATTGATGATGATGGACAGGCATATTATTACTGGGGCCAATTATTTTCACATGGAGTAAAACTGAATGAAGATATGATTTCCTTCAATCGAGATGAGATAGTAGATGATCTGGTGACGGAAGAAGAACATTTCTTTCACGAAGGCTCTTCCATGAGAAAAATCGGTGATACTTATTACTATGTATATGCCGATATGGAACGTGGAAAACCAACTTCACTTGGATATTCTACAAGTAAGTCTCCGATGGGACCATTTACTTATCGTGGAATTATCATTGATAATGACGGATGTGATCCGGCGAGCTGGAATAATCATGGATCAATTGAATGTGTAAATGGACAGTGGTATGTATTTTATCATCGCTGCAGCCGAGGAGTACAGCAACACAGAAGACTTTGCATCGAGAAGATAGAGATATTGGAAGATGGTACAATCCCGGAGGTGAAGATGACCTCGCAGGGCATCGGAGAGCCATTTGTACCGAGAGAGGTCATCAAGGGATATCAGGCATGTGAAATGTCCGGTTCCGTGTATATCGGAGTGAATGAAGATGCAGGGAGTGCAGAGGAATATCCAGAGGTACTGATGAATATTTCTGTGGGAGATGAAGTGATGTTTCGCTATGTGAAGAGTGAGCAGGAGTGGAAGGAAATTTTCTTGAAATATCGTGGCAGCGGAAAAGTTAAAGTAAAAATGGATGGAACTTGTGCAGGCGAAATAACACTTACAGATAATAAGGATGTTACAAATACAACAAACCAGGAGATCTGTATGGAAGCTGGGGAATATGAGGTGGAATTGGAAATTGTAGAAGCAGATAAGCTGGAAATTATAGAAATTATGTTGGCATAA
- a CDS encoding Rpn family recombination-promoting nuclease/putative transposase: MKKTKELKEKENFIMFPTVDFCFKELMQNENVRKGIIAALLNVSPDEIESTILIQTILRKEYEDDKYGILDVRVKLKNGTQIDFEMQVAAYEYWDKRSIFYLSKMYTDPIKEGEGYDTLKKCIHVSILNSVHFPEDDVCYRRIAFCDTETGKEYSDLMEMHMLELAKLPPEAQNEEGIILWMRFLGGRCEEDFRHMAEKDKYIEEAYDTLKKLSADEEKRLEYEARQKVIRDHNSFMKSAEKRGLQQGIEKGIQKGIQQGIQQGIQYTLKALELKKQNLSAEQIAEELQISLNDVKMILGEK, encoded by the coding sequence ATGAAAAAAACAAAAGAATTAAAGGAAAAAGAAAATTTTATAATGTTTCCCACAGTGGATTTTTGTTTCAAAGAATTAATGCAGAATGAGAATGTAAGGAAAGGCATTATTGCAGCTTTATTGAATGTATCACCTGATGAGATTGAATCTACCATCCTTATACAGACAATATTGAGAAAAGAATATGAGGATGATAAGTATGGGATTTTAGATGTGCGTGTAAAATTGAAGAATGGAACACAGATAGATTTTGAAATGCAGGTGGCAGCATATGAATATTGGGATAAACGTTCCATTTTTTATTTGAGCAAAATGTATACAGACCCGATTAAAGAGGGAGAGGGCTATGATACATTAAAAAAATGTATTCATGTCAGTATTTTGAATTCAGTGCATTTCCCGGAGGATGATGTATGCTATCGTCGAATTGCATTTTGTGATACAGAGACGGGGAAAGAATATTCAGATCTTATGGAGATGCATATGTTGGAGTTGGCAAAATTGCCTCCGGAGGCTCAGAATGAAGAAGGCATTATTCTTTGGATGCGTTTCCTAGGTGGAAGGTGTGAGGAGGATTTTAGGCATATGGCAGAAAAAGATAAGTACATAGAAGAAGCATATGATACTTTGAAAAAATTAAGTGCAGATGAAGAGAAACGTCTTGAGTATGAGGCTCGTCAGAAAGTGATTCGGGACCATAATTCATTTATGAAAAGTGCGGAGAAAAGAGGACTGCAGCAAGGAATAGAGAAAGGAATACAGAAAGGAATACAGCAAGGAATACAGCAAGGAATACAGTACACTTTAAAGGCATTGGAATTGAAGAAACAAAATTTGAGTGCGGAGCAGATTGCAGAAGAACTTCAAATTTCATTAAACGATGTGAAAATGATTTTAGGAGAAAAGTAA
- a CDS encoding type II toxin-antitoxin system HicA family toxin has product MSSVDKILTAVMCGTRDKNILFLDLRKLLDVLGFRCRIKGDHFIYYKEGVSEIINIQPEGNKAKAYQVKQVRYIILKYKMEV; this is encoded by the coding sequence TTGTCATCAGTAGATAAAATATTGACTGCGGTAATGTGTGGAACAAGAGATAAAAATATTTTATTTTTGGATCTTCGAAAACTATTGGATGTTTTAGGATTTCGATGTAGAATAAAAGGGGATCATTTTATATATTATAAAGAGGGAGTTAGTGAAATTATTAATATTCAACCGGAAGGAAATAAAGCGAAGGCATATCAAGTTAAGCAAGTAAGGTACATTATATTAAAATATAAAATGGAGGTCTGA
- a CDS encoding type II toxin-antitoxin system HicB family antitoxin: MNKYKQIIYWSEEDNRFIVEVPELPGCMADGTTETEALKNAEQVISEWIETARILGREIPQPEGRLVYMG; the protein is encoded by the coding sequence TTGAATAAATATAAACAAATTATTTATTGGTCAGAGGAAGATAATAGATTTATTGTAGAAGTTCCGGAATTACCGGGATGTATGGCAGATGGAACAACGGAAACGGAAGCACTGAAAAATGCAGAGCAGGTTATTTCGGAGTGGATTGAGACAGCAAGAATTTTGGGGAGAGAAATTCCACAGCCTGAGGGACGATTGGTATATATGGGATAG
- a CDS encoding PAS domain-containing protein produces MHVRTILQSLQQGILICNRNARIIYFNDAYGEFIGKRLEEVQGEEITKYRKHAMVPQVIQSQIPIEGIVRTEGNQEYFASVYPIMEGDIPNGTISIVTTLAQHQLKVKQKTETLAERVRKFEREEILAEVAYCGGGVEGKKRAAARLGISLATLYNKIKED; encoded by the coding sequence ATGCACGTGAGAACAATTTTACAGTCATTACAACAAGGCATTCTGATTTGTAACAGAAATGCAAGAATCATATATTTTAATGATGCTTATGGGGAGTTCATTGGGAAGCGCCTTGAAGAAGTTCAAGGAGAGGAGATAACAAAGTATCGAAAGCATGCAATGGTTCCACAGGTGATTCAGTCGCAGATACCAATAGAAGGAATTGTACGTACGGAAGGAAATCAAGAGTATTTTGCAAGTGTCTATCCAATCATGGAGGGGGATATTCCTAATGGAACGATCTCAATTGTAACAACTCTTGCACAGCACCAGTTAAAAGTAAAACAAAAAACAGAGACGCTTGCAGAGAGGGTACGAAAATTTGAACGTGAAGAAATTCTGGCAGAAGTTGCATATTGCGGAGGTGGCGTAGAAGGGAAGAAAAGAGCGGCAGCCCGACTAGGCATATCGTTGGCGACATTGTACAATAAAATAAAAGAAGATTAG
- a CDS encoding family 43 glycosylhydrolase, translated as MNNSIKPGQVWLDTEGKRIQAHGGSVICVEDTFYWYGENKENTTGQDKTWHWGVRCYSSKDLYNWKDEGIIIPPNLEDETSPLHPTSMMDRPHIVYNKMTQKYVAWLKIMNEPPCFTVLTADHILGPYKLKNARVNPCGMAVGDFDIAVEPVDNKAYLISERPHITLYVADLNDEYTDVTGNYSEHFPHTAPPETREAPAHFVRKGMHYLITSGTTGYHPNPSEIAVSKLWHGPYEILGNPHVGDTSKTSFNCQISSVFKHPMKKDLYIAIGDRWRPEIPELEGEKFITGEGYEETAQMFRTIFDPEAEFIFDENASKNLFINASIADYVWLPLRFDGDNVRIEWMDEWKIEEFE; from the coding sequence ATGAACAATTCAATTAAACCAGGTCAGGTATGGCTTGATACAGAGGGAAAACGAATTCAGGCACATGGTGGAAGTGTAATCTGTGTGGAAGATACATTTTATTGGTATGGAGAAAACAAAGAAAATACTACTGGACAGGATAAGACATGGCATTGGGGAGTAAGATGTTATTCATCAAAAGATTTATACAACTGGAAAGACGAAGGAATTATCATTCCACCAAATCTGGAAGATGAGACATCACCATTACATCCTACATCGATGATGGACCGCCCTCACATTGTATACAATAAAATGACACAAAAATATGTGGCATGGCTTAAGATTATGAATGAGCCCCCATGTTTTACAGTTTTGACGGCAGACCACATTTTGGGACCATATAAATTGAAGAATGCACGAGTGAATCCGTGTGGAATGGCTGTTGGTGATTTTGATATTGCAGTAGAGCCGGTTGACAATAAAGCTTACTTAATCAGTGAACGTCCACACATTACGTTATATGTTGCGGATCTAAATGATGAGTATACTGATGTGACAGGGAATTACTCAGAACATTTTCCACACACGGCACCGCCGGAAACTCGAGAGGCACCAGCACATTTTGTGAGAAAAGGAATGCATTATTTGATTACATCAGGAACGACAGGATATCATCCGAATCCATCAGAAATAGCAGTGTCAAAATTATGGCATGGACCATATGAGATTCTTGGGAATCCGCATGTGGGGGATACATCAAAAACATCGTTCAACTGTCAAATTTCATCTGTATTTAAGCATCCGATGAAGAAAGATCTTTATATTGCTATTGGAGATCGCTGGCGACCTGAGATTCCAGAACTAGAGGGTGAGAAATTTATAACAGGTGAAGGCTACGAAGAAACAGCGCAAATGTTTCGGACAATTTTTGACCCAGAGGCGGAATTTATATTTGATGAAAATGCATCAAAGAATTTGTTTATAAATGCATCAATTGCAGATTATGTTTGGCTTCCACTTCGCTTTGATGGTGATAATGTTCGAATCGAATGGATGGATGAATGGAAAATAGAAGAATTTGAATAG
- a CDS encoding helix-turn-helix domain-containing protein, with the protein MKLFSPAIYNKSTISSCSGETMLKIEDFLKECFLQYDTENAHLYNVSALEEIRSFLHKEILNQFHVDIFLEETLSEDFFKNFDHDVFLVRHPRFLPAFPHSHDFFEIMCVLNGSCSNSIGGQTYMLQAGDILIIAPGTMHTISDTNEDSLIINLLIRSNTFDSNFFYILKDQTILSEFFKNTLYHNEKFSYLLFHTSVDSEVFTILTALYQEECDNKRYKNAVKNQLVELFFSLLLRNHEKDLCLPNPNGSDEENNFIFILKYMEQRYQNVTLQELAHFFHYSERHMIRLLKEYTGQSFSQNIQKIKLKHAAELLITTDLSQKQIASRVGYSNPNHLKKLFIQQYQMTPAEYRALNKEI; encoded by the coding sequence ATGAAATTATTTTCACCTGCCATCTACAATAAAAGCACGATATCTTCCTGTTCAGGCGAGACGATGTTGAAAATAGAAGACTTTCTAAAAGAATGCTTTCTGCAGTATGATACTGAAAACGCTCACCTGTACAACGTTTCCGCACTCGAAGAAATACGTAGCTTTTTACACAAAGAAATCCTGAATCAATTTCATGTTGACATTTTCTTGGAGGAAACTCTTTCTGAAGATTTTTTTAAGAACTTTGATCATGATGTCTTCCTTGTACGGCACCCCAGATTTCTTCCCGCTTTCCCTCACTCTCATGATTTTTTTGAAATCATGTGTGTGTTAAATGGCAGCTGTTCAAACTCCATTGGTGGACAAACATATATGCTTCAAGCCGGGGATATTCTAATCATTGCTCCAGGAACCATGCACACAATTTCGGACACAAATGAAGATAGTCTTATTATAAATCTTTTGATTCGCTCCAATACTTTTGATTCAAACTTTTTTTATATTTTGAAAGATCAGACAATTCTAAGCGAATTTTTCAAAAACACATTATATCATAATGAAAAATTCTCTTACCTTCTCTTTCATACGTCTGTTGATTCTGAGGTATTTACGATTCTTACCGCCTTATATCAAGAGGAATGTGATAATAAGAGATACAAAAATGCAGTTAAAAATCAACTTGTAGAATTATTTTTCTCCCTGCTCCTTCGAAATCATGAAAAAGACTTATGTCTTCCAAATCCAAATGGATCAGATGAAGAAAACAACTTTATTTTTATACTCAAATATATGGAACAGCGATATCAAAATGTCACACTCCAAGAACTGGCACATTTCTTTCATTACAGTGAAAGACATATGATCCGCCTGCTAAAGGAATATACAGGGCAAAGTTTTTCCCAAAATATTCAAAAGATAAAATTAAAACATGCCGCTGAATTATTAATAACAACGGATCTTTCACAAAAACAGATTGCCTCTCGAGTCGGATATTCTAATCCGAATCACCTGAAAAAGCTCTTTATCCAACAATACCAAATGACACCAGCGGAATATCGAGCTCTAAATAAGGAAATTTAA
- a CDS encoding MFS transporter: MNTKENGKLKLSERLAYAIGGLPEVANSIIAAFLTMFYTDNIGLAAGMVGTMFFISKLFDGISDLVAGTIVDHTRTKWGKARPWLLWLSVPTGLSLALIFFIPQNGSSTMQLIYAFVTYNLYTTIMYTMTGIAKNALMPLMTQNMQERGILSTFAMFVGLGGTILGCSFTFPLIFSLGGDIKAWRTLFMIYGALVTIGLLIGFFFTKEYVQSVESVTNEKAEAVSFLEGTKMFVKNKYLVLALVMTVVVNLMVQLGTCSQTYFYTYSMGDPMLMTSLSLVGVVPTLISIAVLTGPCLMKFGKKKSMYIGAAGQMIGSIIKALAALSLNVPVLIVGTVIGGLATGPLSVPVATLASDGIDYGEFLFNKRIEGVGSAITSFSQKLSSGLAAAMVGWVLALTGYVANGVQNQATNIGIISLFAIIPAVLEIIIIILLKVFYHYDQEADKVLVELERRKEQVK, encoded by the coding sequence ATGAATACGAAAGAAAATGGGAAACTAAAATTATCGGAACGTCTGGCATATGCAATTGGCGGACTTCCAGAGGTTGCAAATTCAATTATCGCGGCATTCTTAACAATGTTCTATACAGATAATATCGGATTGGCAGCAGGAATGGTTGGTACGATGTTCTTCATATCTAAGTTATTTGATGGAATCAGTGATTTAGTTGCAGGAACGATTGTAGACCATACGAGAACAAAATGGGGAAAAGCCAGACCATGGCTTTTATGGCTTTCAGTTCCAACGGGCTTATCACTGGCACTGATTTTCTTTATTCCTCAAAATGGATCAAGCACAATGCAATTGATTTATGCATTTGTTACATATAATTTATATACAACGATTATGTATACAATGACAGGAATCGCTAAAAATGCTTTGATGCCTCTTATGACACAGAATATGCAAGAACGTGGAATTTTATCAACATTCGCAATGTTTGTTGGATTAGGTGGAACAATTTTAGGATGCTCATTTACATTTCCACTTATCTTTTCTCTTGGAGGAGATATAAAAGCATGGCGAACATTGTTTATGATTTACGGAGCATTAGTAACAATTGGTCTTTTGATCGGTTTCTTCTTTACAAAAGAATATGTACAATCGGTTGAAAGTGTAACAAACGAAAAAGCAGAAGCAGTGAGTTTCTTAGAGGGGACAAAGATGTTTGTGAAGAACAAATATCTGGTACTTGCTCTTGTGATGACAGTTGTAGTAAATCTTATGGTACAGCTTGGAACATGTTCACAGACTTATTTTTATACTTATTCAATGGGCGATCCAATGCTTATGACTTCATTGAGTCTGGTTGGTGTTGTTCCAACACTTATTAGTATTGCAGTTCTTACAGGTCCATGCCTGATGAAATTTGGAAAGAAAAAATCAATGTATATAGGCGCAGCGGGACAGATGATAGGAAGTATTATTAAAGCACTTGCAGCGCTGAGCTTAAACGTACCGGTTTTGATCGTTGGAACAGTGATCGGAGGATTAGCAACGGGACCATTATCAGTACCTGTAGCAACATTGGCTTCCGATGGTATTGATTATGGTGAATTCCTTTTCAATAAACGAATTGAAGGTGTCGGATCTGCGATTACAAGTTTTTCGCAGAAACTTAGTTCAGGACTCGCAGCAGCAATGGTTGGATGGGTGCTTGCTTTAACTGGATATGTGGCAAACGGAGTACAGAATCAGGCAACAAACATAGGTATTATTTCACTGTTTGCTATTATACCGGCAGTTTTGGAAATCATCATCATTATTCTGTTAAAAGTATTCTATCATTATGATCAAGAGGCAGATAAAGTATTGGTAGAATTAGAAAGAAGAAAAGAACAAGTTAAATAA